A single Gemmatimonadota bacterium DNA region contains:
- a CDS encoding Plug domain-containing protein has product MSIRLARCALIATACIATMAAVPAVSADAQGLPRDTVRNAPEDAPPKPQHADSVQAPFGRDDVMPSLEIGQAFTYDRDALFATGALTLGDLLDRVPGFTTFRTGWLAAPQATAFGGDFSRVRVFLDGIERDDLEPRNGVAPDLHSVPLWTLEKVSLARGANGLRIDMRTWEYDQTTPYTRVDALTGDLNTNLYRAYYGKRFYNGAGLQVALQQFGVTDLRNGGGGQDFGGMVRYGIAHRSWSLDATAIRSNDTRTVTGRFGFGPDLPGYRSANTIGYLRAAIGREGSGPFLQLVASTQILKENSPHYDSTTARQYGFAPDTVDSLASATQYVATLGMDAAGGRLRLIERYRTRLGKGYNSPSATFDLTHTFLSLSAMAERDEYSGLTRVEGGARLTPLPFISLLGYVGQRTAFGTPAIGFIRQPDSRSGRFEAGLRVLPGGLWLTGGVVTRDTALLVPSAQWDTAFVARAVGRQTGSIAGVHGPIFGGLSADATVTHWQNVAAYTPQTEAHADIRYYTEWLSRFPNRNFSFLIQPGMDYRSSAAFPQSDGTDRLAMSSRVFSVLVELRILRGVLSFQRRNVVGAIYDQVPGYLMPRPVNVYGVRWYFFN; this is encoded by the coding sequence ATGTCGATTCGCCTCGCGCGGTGCGCGCTGATTGCAACGGCGTGCATCGCGACGATGGCTGCTGTCCCCGCGGTCAGCGCTGACGCACAGGGGCTTCCACGCGACACCGTCCGCAACGCCCCGGAAGATGCGCCACCCAAGCCGCAGCACGCCGATAGCGTGCAGGCGCCCTTCGGCCGGGACGATGTAATGCCGTCGCTCGAGATCGGGCAGGCGTTCACGTACGATCGTGATGCGCTCTTCGCGACAGGTGCGCTCACACTCGGTGACCTGCTGGATCGCGTCCCGGGATTCACCACCTTTCGCACGGGCTGGCTCGCGGCACCGCAGGCAACTGCGTTCGGCGGCGACTTCAGTCGCGTGCGCGTATTCCTCGACGGCATCGAGCGCGACGACCTGGAACCGCGTAACGGCGTTGCGCCGGATCTGCATTCCGTTCCACTCTGGACGCTGGAGAAAGTTTCGCTCGCGCGCGGCGCCAACGGATTGCGCATCGACATGCGCACGTGGGAGTACGATCAGACCACACCCTACACGCGCGTCGACGCGCTCACGGGTGATCTGAATACCAATCTGTATCGCGCGTACTACGGCAAGCGCTTCTACAACGGTGCTGGTCTGCAGGTCGCGTTGCAGCAGTTTGGCGTTACAGATCTTCGTAACGGCGGAGGCGGCCAGGACTTCGGTGGAATGGTGCGATACGGCATCGCGCACCGTTCCTGGAGTCTCGATGCGACCGCAATTCGCAGCAACGACACACGCACGGTTACAGGGCGCTTCGGTTTTGGTCCGGATCTACCGGGGTATCGCTCTGCCAACACCATCGGGTATCTTCGCGCCGCGATCGGCCGCGAAGGGAGTGGACCATTTCTCCAACTCGTCGCGTCGACGCAGATTCTCAAGGAGAACAGTCCGCACTACGACTCGACCACTGCACGTCAGTACGGGTTCGCGCCGGATACCGTCGACTCGCTCGCGTCCGCCACGCAGTACGTGGCGACGCTCGGGATGGACGCGGCCGGAGGGCGTCTCAGACTCATCGAGCGCTACCGAACGCGGCTCGGCAAGGGATACAACTCGCCCAGCGCGACGTTCGATCTCACCCACACTTTCCTGTCGCTGAGTGCGATGGCCGAGCGTGACGAGTATTCCGGATTGACGCGCGTGGAAGGTGGTGCGCGACTCACCCCGCTGCCCTTCATATCGCTGCTCGGCTACGTTGGCCAGCGCACCGCGTTCGGCACTCCCGCGATCGGCTTTATAAGGCAGCCGGATTCACGGAGCGGACGTTTCGAGGCGGGGCTGCGAGTACTGCCGGGCGGCCTTTGGCTTACTGGCGGCGTCGTAACGCGGGACACCGCGTTGCTCGTCCCGTCGGCCCAGTGGGACACGGCGTTCGTCGCGCGGGCGGTCGGGCGGCAGACCGGAAGCATTGCTGGCGTGCACGGGCCGATCTTCGGCGGCCTCAGCGCTGACGCGACCGTTACTCACTGGCAGAACGTGGCCGCGTACACGCCGCAGACCGAGGCACACGCGGACATCCGGTACTACACCGAGTGGCTGTCGCGCTTTCCGAACCGGAATTTCTCGTTCCTGATCCAGCCCGGAATGGACTACCGCAGCTCGGCGGCATTTCCTCAATCGGACGGAACGGACAGGCTGGCGATGTCGAGCCGGGTGTTCTCGGTGCTGGTGGAGCTCCGGATCTTGCGCGGTGTGCTGTCCTTCCAGCGGCGAAATGTGGTGGGCGCGATTTACGACCAGGTGCCGGGTTATCTGATGCCGCGGCCGGTGAACGTGTACGGGGTGCGGTGGTACTTCTTCAACTGA
- a CDS encoding glycosyltransferase family 4 protein produces the protein MTEPLSNVFVTQNFPPVGGGMSRRHAELVRRYGEPMDVSTVACDDSAPLDALEPYRIDRQEFPFASAKLFANEIRWGRWLARRCTSGVDVIHCGEIRPVGYAVWWAHKRTAVPYVIYVNGGDLLRERRKTAAHWSKRISAYRLLSDTAGIIANSEWSASLTREIMGEIGIASPPPVAAIDLGTDPVRFSPSGETGKLRAKLELGSAPIMLSVARLVPHKGQDIAIETLAALQAEFPTLHYVIVGTGDDEPRLRALAETLRIANRVHFAGQLNDEDLADAYATSTVYVGLSRLDNEINVEGFGISFVEAGASGIPVVGGDSGGVRAAVRDGETGFVVDPTDIGAATAAIGSILRDPALHSQLGSAGRAAVESHYNWDRVAGETREFVRECVTRD, from the coding sequence ATGACGGAACCGCTCAGCAATGTTTTCGTAACGCAGAACTTCCCGCCAGTCGGCGGCGGAATGTCGCGGCGCCACGCAGAGCTGGTTCGTCGTTATGGCGAGCCCATGGATGTATCCACGGTCGCGTGTGATGATTCCGCGCCGCTGGATGCGCTGGAACCGTACCGTATCGACCGGCAGGAATTCCCATTCGCATCGGCAAAGTTGTTCGCCAACGAGATACGCTGGGGTCGCTGGCTTGCGCGGCGCTGCACCAGCGGCGTGGACGTGATTCACTGCGGGGAGATTCGTCCCGTCGGCTACGCAGTCTGGTGGGCGCACAAGCGGACAGCGGTGCCGTATGTGATATACGTGAACGGCGGAGATCTGCTGCGCGAGCGACGCAAGACTGCGGCGCACTGGAGCAAGCGCATAAGTGCATACCGCCTGTTGAGTGACACCGCTGGCATCATCGCCAATTCGGAGTGGTCCGCATCGCTCACGCGCGAGATCATGGGCGAAATTGGAATCGCCAGTCCGCCTCCCGTCGCAGCGATCGATCTCGGGACGGATCCTGTGCGCTTTTCTCCGTCGGGCGAGACGGGCAAGCTGCGCGCGAAGCTGGAGCTGGGTAGCGCCCCCATCATGTTGTCGGTGGCGCGGCTCGTTCCGCACAAGGGACAGGACATCGCGATCGAGACGCTCGCAGCGCTGCAGGCGGAATTTCCGACGCTGCACTACGTGATAGTGGGAACTGGCGACGACGAGCCGCGGTTGCGCGCGCTCGCGGAAACGTTGCGTATCGCCAACCGGGTTCACTTCGCAGGACAGCTGAACGACGAGGATCTCGCCGACGCGTATGCGACGTCCACCGTTTACGTCGGGCTTTCACGCCTCGACAACGAGATAAACGTCGAAGGATTCGGAATTTCGTTCGTCGAGGCTGGCGCAAGCGGAATTCCCGTCGTCGGCGGTGATTCGGGCGGCGTACGTGCGGCCGTTCGCGACGGCGAGACTGGCTTCGTGGTGGATCCCACCGACATTGGAGCGGCAACGGCTGCGATCGGAAGCATTCTTCGAGATCCGGCGCTTCATTCGCAGCTGGGATCGGCGGGACGCGCGGCCGTGGAATCGCACTACAACTGGGATCGCGTCGCCGGTGAGACTCGAGAGTTCGTTCGCGAGTGCGTTACCCGTGATTGA
- the icd gene encoding isocitrate dehydrogenase (NADP(+)) — MATYKHATVPSSGERIGYAGGALQVPNNPIIPFIEGDGTGPDIWAASVRVFDAAVEKAYGGERRIAWMEVFAGEKSFKAFNSWLPDETVDAFAEFRVSIKGPLTTPVGGGIRSLNVTLRQVLDLYACIRPVRYFEGVGAPVKEPEKVNVVIFRENTEDVYAGIEYKAGSAEATKLRDFLHDSFGANIRENSAIGIKPMSKFGSQRLVDMALSYAVANKRPTVTLVHKGNIMKFTEGAFRDWGYEVAKEKYGAQTIMEADLKGGNAAGKVVVGDRIADSMFQQLLLRPAEYSVIATPNLNGDYLSDAAAAQVGGLGIAPGGNVGDGIAVFEATHGTAPKYAGLNKINPGSVILSGVMMLDHMGWGEAGALIVRGVENAIKSRTVTYDLARQMPGATEVSTSGFADAIINGMRA, encoded by the coding sequence ATGGCCACGTACAAGCACGCAACGGTTCCCTCGAGCGGCGAGCGAATCGGCTATGCCGGCGGCGCCCTCCAGGTGCCGAACAACCCGATCATCCCGTTCATCGAAGGCGACGGCACCGGCCCCGACATCTGGGCTGCCTCCGTGCGGGTCTTCGACGCAGCGGTCGAGAAGGCGTACGGTGGGGAGCGGCGGATTGCGTGGATGGAGGTCTTTGCCGGCGAGAAGTCCTTCAAGGCGTTCAACAGCTGGCTACCGGATGAAACGGTCGATGCCTTCGCCGAGTTCCGTGTTTCGATCAAGGGCCCGCTGACGACTCCCGTGGGCGGCGGTATCCGCTCGCTCAACGTCACGCTGCGTCAGGTGCTGGACCTTTACGCGTGCATCCGTCCGGTCCGCTACTTCGAGGGCGTCGGCGCTCCAGTCAAGGAGCCCGAGAAGGTGAACGTGGTGATCTTCCGCGAGAACACCGAAGACGTTTACGCCGGAATCGAGTACAAGGCAGGATCCGCCGAGGCGACCAAGCTGCGCGATTTTCTGCACGACTCGTTTGGCGCCAACATCCGCGAGAATTCCGCGATCGGCATCAAGCCGATGAGCAAGTTCGGATCGCAACGCCTGGTCGACATGGCGCTGTCCTACGCGGTGGCAAACAAGCGCCCAACCGTGACGCTCGTGCACAAGGGCAACATCATGAAGTTCACCGAAGGCGCATTCCGCGACTGGGGCTACGAAGTGGCGAAGGAGAAGTACGGCGCCCAGACCATCATGGAAGCGGATCTCAAGGGCGGGAACGCCGCAGGAAAGGTCGTGGTCGGAGACCGCATCGCAGATTCCATGTTCCAACAGCTATTATTGCGGCCTGCTGAATATTCGGTGATAGCCACGCCTAACCTGAACGGAGACTATCTCTCCGATGCAGCAGCAGCACAGGTCGGCGGACTCGGCATCGCGCCCGGCGGCAATGTCGGTGACGGAATTGCTGTGTTCGAAGCGACCCACGGGACCGCACCAAAATACGCTGGACTCAACAAGATCAATCCCGGCAGCGTGATCCTGTCCGGTGTGATGATGCTGGACCACATGGGCTGGGGCGAGGCCGGCGCGCTCATCGTGCGCGGAGTGGAGAATGCAATCAAGTCGCGCACCGTCACATACGATCTCGCACGCCAGATGCCCGGCGCGACGGAAGTGTCGACCTCGGGCTTCGCAGACGCGATCATCAACGGCATGCGCGCATAA
- a CDS encoding group III truncated hemoglobin, which produces MRDVNVIRRDVRDDDLNELLTAFYAIIASDPLLARYFAEVDMSVHMPKIVAFWSTLLFRTRSYSGNAFRPHMAMPGLTGDHFARWVATLERVVDARFAGPSASLMKELAHRIAYSMQLRLGISPFEPFRATA; this is translated from the coding sequence ATGCGTGACGTGAACGTGATCCGGCGCGACGTCCGCGACGACGATCTCAACGAACTCCTCACGGCGTTCTACGCGATAATCGCATCCGACCCGCTGCTTGCGAGATATTTCGCGGAAGTCGACATGTCCGTGCACATGCCCAAGATCGTTGCGTTCTGGTCCACCCTGTTGTTCCGCACGCGCAGCTACAGCGGCAATGCGTTCCGCCCGCACATGGCAATGCCAGGTCTCACCGGCGATCACTTCGCGCGCTGGGTCGCAACGCTGGAGCGCGTGGTCGATGCGCGATTCGCAGGACCGTCGGCGTCGCTGATGAAGGAACTGGCACATCGCATCGCGTACAGCATGCAGCTGAGGCTCGGTATCTCGCCCTTCGAGCCGTTCCGCGCGACGGCGTAG
- a CDS encoding TadE/TadG family type IV pilus assembly protein: MPTLKNRRGAIMVLAAFAVATLVIMLAFVIELSRLYVQKNELQTASDAAALSGALHLSVTTNQVADSAVAAGNRNRILTRNASLVVGEVMCGVWDGLPVNGTTPNTWHAGSPHALPCVSTDNAVQVTGSDPTSYLFAGVLNATNGNVGAVAAAWVAPTVDKTNCIKPLAVDYSLLLAALDPFRGGVARNPLRILDGIDYNTLHNNASQLVFCLKDGSTGHVTCPNTANTPGSFNIIGLQPGDRGGNTYGNELAANCSEAYAIGAGDNIDVQTGNIVGQTRQGVRTFCTNNTPCTMKFALYDDPTTDPGATYPTDKPATDGSPCSGQTTGTSVCYKVVTIGAAVIDYPPLSGTPNGVITGHFTIANDPGGTIGTTPGLLQRVILVQ, from the coding sequence ATGCCGACGTTGAAGAACAGAAGAGGAGCGATCATGGTTCTGGCCGCATTCGCGGTGGCCACGCTCGTGATCATGCTTGCGTTCGTGATAGAGCTGAGTCGGTTGTACGTACAGAAGAACGAGCTTCAGACGGCATCGGATGCGGCGGCGCTTTCAGGTGCGCTGCACCTTTCGGTGACTACGAATCAAGTAGCGGACTCCGCGGTTGCGGCGGGAAACAGGAACCGGATACTGACGCGTAATGCGTCGCTCGTTGTCGGCGAAGTAATGTGCGGCGTGTGGGATGGCCTTCCGGTCAATGGCACGACACCGAACACGTGGCACGCGGGCTCGCCGCACGCGCTTCCGTGCGTTTCGACCGACAATGCAGTGCAGGTGACCGGCAGCGATCCGACGAGCTATCTTTTCGCCGGCGTTCTCAACGCAACCAACGGAAATGTCGGCGCCGTGGCTGCGGCGTGGGTCGCGCCGACCGTGGATAAGACAAACTGCATCAAGCCGCTCGCAGTCGACTATTCGCTGCTTCTGGCCGCACTCGATCCTTTCCGCGGCGGCGTTGCCCGGAATCCTCTGCGCATCCTGGACGGAATCGATTACAACACGCTGCACAACAATGCGTCGCAGCTGGTCTTCTGTCTCAAGGATGGATCGACCGGTCACGTTACGTGCCCCAACACTGCCAACACGCCCGGAAGCTTCAACATCATCGGATTGCAACCCGGCGATCGTGGCGGGAACACGTATGGCAACGAGCTTGCGGCCAACTGCAGTGAAGCCTATGCGATCGGTGCAGGTGACAACATCGACGTCCAGACCGGTAACATCGTCGGCCAGACACGGCAGGGAGTAAGGACGTTCTGCACCAACAACACGCCGTGCACGATGAAATTCGCGCTGTACGATGATCCCACTACCGATCCCGGAGCAACGTATCCGACGGACAAGCCCGCGACGGATGGCAGCCCCTGTTCCGGCCAGACGACCGGGACCAGCGTCTGCTACAAGGTCGTAACGATAGGCGCTGCAGTGATCGACTATCCACCGCTCTCCGGCACACCCAATGGGGTGATAACCGGACACTTCACCATCGCCAACGACCCCGGCGGAACCATCGGAACCACGCCGGGCTTGCTACAGCGGGTCATTCTAGTGCAGTGA
- a CDS encoding pilus assembly protein TadG-related protein, whose translation MPGLKNRKGAILVLAAFTMVVLVIMLAFVIDVSRMLIQKNELQTGTDAAAHASAIQLLIDPSQVAAVASAAGVRNLVLGRATTFPASSVQCGVWDGTTNGWGAGSPHTLPCTAADNAAQVSGSDPTSYLFQSVLGAAAQQVHTIAVAWAAPQVTSTNCVKPWGMFYSELTKRLNPSAAPDRDLTAADLVQLATLPASQLTVTLKQGAPPSPSGGNFGAMDFGNGANAYGTYINTCYPVVLGPGDIIDTETGNIAGPTRSNVCILCNQPGMCSGNPPTYTCRNVDGSVGVVVKVPLFDLVGAKSSGKYPVTIRMISGFSLDQVSNKGSEITGHFIRAIDEGAIGTKYGTLV comes from the coding sequence ATGCCCGGACTGAAAAACAGGAAGGGGGCGATACTTGTACTTGCCGCGTTCACGATGGTGGTGCTCGTCATCATGCTTGCATTCGTCATCGACGTCAGCCGCATGCTGATCCAGAAGAACGAGCTGCAGACCGGGACCGATGCTGCTGCGCACGCGTCCGCGATTCAACTGCTGATAGACCCGTCGCAAGTCGCCGCCGTCGCGAGCGCTGCGGGCGTTCGAAATCTTGTGCTCGGACGTGCAACGACCTTCCCCGCATCGAGCGTCCAGTGCGGCGTGTGGGATGGAACGACGAATGGCTGGGGTGCCGGATCGCCGCACACGTTGCCCTGTACTGCGGCGGATAACGCGGCCCAGGTATCGGGGAGCGACCCGACCAGCTATCTGTTCCAGTCCGTATTGGGGGCCGCGGCGCAACAGGTTCACACGATCGCCGTTGCCTGGGCGGCGCCGCAGGTCACGAGCACGAATTGCGTGAAGCCGTGGGGGATGTTCTACTCGGAGCTCACGAAGCGGCTCAATCCGTCGGCGGCGCCAGACAGGGATCTCACGGCGGCGGACCTGGTGCAGCTGGCGACGCTTCCCGCATCGCAATTGACGGTCACGCTGAAGCAGGGCGCGCCCCCATCTCCGTCCGGCGGCAACTTCGGCGCTATGGACTTCGGGAACGGTGCGAATGCATACGGCACGTACATCAACACGTGTTATCCTGTCGTGCTCGGACCGGGCGACATCATCGACACGGAGACGGGAAACATAGCCGGTCCGACGCGCTCCAACGTCTGCATCCTGTGCAACCAGCCCGGAATGTGCAGCGGTAACCCTCCGACTTACACGTGCAGGAACGTGGACGGATCTGTTGGCGTGGTCGTCAAGGTGCCGCTGTTTGATCTTGTTGGCGCAAAATCGAGTGGCAAATATCCCGTCACAATACGAATGATCTCTGGCTTCTCACTCGATCAGGTGAGTAACAAGGGGTCCGAGATCACCGGACATTTCATTCGCGCGATCGACGAGGGCGCGATCGGAACCAAGTATGGAACGCTCGTGTGA
- a CDS encoding cupin domain-containing protein has translation MSSMNRTIEGEVLVHHLSQDELIIDRELLAQRDRTARTLVKEGPLRLVLMALPPGGDLPPHSADNPVTIHVTDGEITFRAMDGEYHLVKGDVLVFAGGVEHAASSRDGCVFLLTVVHGNTNADAAPPHSDA, from the coding sequence ATGTCGTCGATGAACAGAACGATCGAAGGCGAGGTTCTCGTCCATCACCTGTCGCAGGATGAACTCATAATCGACCGTGAGCTTCTCGCGCAGCGGGACCGGACTGCCCGGACACTCGTAAAGGAAGGCCCGCTTCGCCTGGTATTGATGGCGCTTCCTCCCGGCGGGGATCTCCCGCCACACAGCGCCGACAATCCGGTGACGATTCACGTGACGGACGGTGAGATAACGTTCCGCGCGATGGATGGCGAGTATCATCTCGTCAAGGGCGACGTCCTGGTCTTCGCAGGCGGCGTCGAGCATGCGGCATCGTCCAGGGACGGCTGCGTCTTTCTGCTTACCGTGGTGCACGGGAACACCAACGCGGACGCGGCACCGCCGCACTCTGATGCGTGA
- a CDS encoding leucyl aminopeptidase — translation MTSPFAVALSGADAAASQAPVLFIALSSGAAVPATLANLDNAMGGAIAAALRNRDFRGSRDEILFLSGVTSGPRRVALIGLGSSPATVHALRRAASLAARAAARLGTGALAITGDSFSAAQIEAIAAGLHAGAWQYLDTKSPPPDADKKAPVASATILAPVTPETQSALDAGNAMGAGVSLARTLGMTPGNICTPDLLAATARDLATRHGMRYTELDRRGLEAEKMGSFLAVAQGTPQEPRLVAIEHRGGKDGDAPVVLVGKGLCFDSGGISIKPAAGMEWMKFDMSGAGGVIGAMEVVGRMKLPINVIGVFGATTNMPSGTAMNPGDVVRSQLGKYIEIVNTDAEGRLVLADLLSYVRRFNPSAVIDAATLTGACVIALGQTATGVFGTNQSLVDEVLVAADRSGERGWQLPLWDDYTDLIKSDVADIKNSGGRPGGAITAAAFLREFAEEYPWVHLDVAGTAYSETDLGFIPKGPTGVPVGTFVEFLRARCAR, via the coding sequence GTGACCAGTCCTTTCGCCGTCGCGCTCTCGGGCGCTGACGCTGCTGCTTCGCAAGCTCCTGTTCTCTTCATCGCACTGTCATCCGGCGCCGCAGTGCCGGCTACTCTGGCGAATCTCGACAACGCGATGGGCGGCGCGATCGCAGCAGCACTTCGCAATCGCGATTTTCGTGGCTCCCGCGACGAGATTCTCTTTCTGAGCGGTGTGACATCCGGTCCTCGACGCGTTGCGCTGATCGGGCTTGGATCTTCACCCGCAACCGTGCATGCACTGCGCAGAGCAGCGTCGCTCGCGGCACGCGCCGCCGCCAGGTTGGGGACGGGAGCCTTGGCGATCACTGGCGACTCGTTCTCAGCCGCGCAGATCGAAGCAATCGCCGCCGGTCTTCACGCCGGCGCGTGGCAGTATCTCGATACGAAGTCGCCGCCGCCAGACGCAGACAAAAAAGCACCGGTCGCATCGGCCACGATTCTCGCCCCAGTCACCCCCGAAACGCAATCCGCACTCGACGCCGGCAACGCGATGGGCGCGGGCGTATCGCTCGCGCGCACCCTCGGCATGACACCAGGTAACATCTGCACGCCGGATCTGCTCGCCGCGACAGCGCGCGATCTCGCAACTCGCCACGGGATGCGCTACACGGAGCTGGATCGCCGCGGGCTGGAAGCGGAGAAGATGGGATCGTTCCTCGCCGTCGCGCAGGGAACGCCACAGGAGCCGCGTCTCGTCGCGATCGAGCATCGCGGCGGCAAGGACGGCGACGCTCCGGTGGTGCTCGTCGGCAAGGGATTGTGCTTCGACTCCGGCGGCATATCGATCAAGCCCGCTGCCGGCATGGAGTGGATGAAGTTCGACATGAGCGGCGCGGGCGGCGTCATCGGCGCCATGGAAGTCGTCGGCCGCATGAAGCTCCCGATCAACGTCATCGGAGTTTTCGGTGCGACGACCAACATGCCGTCCGGCACCGCGATGAATCCGGGCGACGTCGTGCGCAGTCAGCTCGGCAAGTACATCGAGATCGTGAACACGGACGCCGAAGGACGTCTCGTGCTCGCCGACCTTCTGTCGTACGTACGGCGATTCAATCCGTCCGCCGTCATTGACGCGGCAACTCTCACCGGTGCATGCGTCATCGCACTCGGTCAAACCGCGACCGGCGTATTCGGCACCAATCAATCGCTGGTTGATGAAGTGCTGGTGGCTGCGGATCGGTCCGGCGAGCGTGGATGGCAGCTGCCGCTCTGGGACGACTACACCGATCTCATCAAGTCCGACGTCGCCGATATCAAGAACTCCGGCGGCCGTCCGGGAGGGGCCATCACCGCGGCCGCGTTCCTGCGCGAATTTGCGGAAGAGTATCCCTGGGTTCACCTCGACGTCGCGGGCACCGCGTATTCCGAAACGGACCTCGGCTTCATTCCCAAGGGACCGACGGGCGTGCCGGTCGGGACGTTCGTCGAATTCCTGCGCGCGCGCTGCGCTCGTTGA
- a CDS encoding glycosyltransferase family 9 protein has protein sequence MQLRGVERAWRLAWMRGIARMLPGQRETTLPDVKARPLKVLFLRYERIGDMIMATGMIRALAQSSPLVTLDVVAAPNTSTVLDRNPYVRRIFTLDRKSWGSYRRLARELAAERYDVIVDGRINNPRTFTSTPLLMLAARAKYRVGVGGGNNDLVYNVRVRPYDNHEHYIDGSRALAEPFGVDVGRFNWRPQLFLSGEEMNNAEATWRRAEAQPGLDRVRTDSREPRLLVNLSASEQKRRWPDDRFVTALRAARTAHPDMPIVVIGLPSEWESVKTVAAAVRGEATKTPELRDALALVATSDLVFTPDTSISHAASAFNKPAVVLLRGDCWQYAPWDIAGEVVFWSGETISRLDVEDVLPAVLRLSELPSDRDAMQRSDLASRQRTAG, from the coding sequence ATGCAGTTGAGAGGCGTCGAGCGCGCGTGGCGTCTTGCGTGGATGCGCGGCATAGCTCGAATGCTCCCCGGACAGCGCGAGACCACGCTTCCGGACGTAAAAGCGCGCCCGCTCAAGGTTCTTTTTTTGAGGTATGAGCGTATCGGTGACATGATCATGGCGACGGGGATGATTCGAGCCCTGGCTCAATCGTCGCCTCTTGTTACCCTCGACGTGGTAGCGGCGCCCAACACGTCCACCGTACTCGATCGCAATCCCTACGTCCGCCGGATCTTCACGCTGGATCGGAAAAGCTGGGGCAGCTATCGCAGGCTCGCGCGTGAGCTCGCCGCCGAGCGTTACGACGTCATCGTGGACGGCCGCATCAACAATCCCAGGACGTTCACTTCGACGCCGCTGCTCATGCTCGCCGCGCGTGCGAAGTATCGAGTCGGCGTTGGTGGCGGAAACAACGATCTGGTCTACAACGTTCGCGTGCGGCCGTACGACAATCACGAACACTATATCGACGGCTCGCGCGCGCTCGCAGAACCGTTCGGCGTTGACGTGGGTCGATTCAACTGGCGCCCGCAGCTGTTTCTCTCGGGCGAGGAGATGAATAACGCTGAAGCCACGTGGAGGCGCGCGGAGGCGCAGCCGGGACTTGACCGCGTGCGCACTGACTCGCGCGAGCCGCGTCTGCTGGTGAATCTGTCTGCATCCGAGCAGAAGCGGCGGTGGCCGGACGATCGCTTCGTGACGGCACTTCGCGCCGCCCGTACGGCGCATCCCGACATGCCGATCGTCGTGATCGGCCTTCCTAGCGAATGGGAGAGCGTTAAGACCGTCGCCGCGGCCGTGAGAGGGGAGGCGACAAAAACGCCCGAGCTGCGCGACGCGCTGGCGCTGGTTGCGACCAGCGACCTTGTATTCACCCCTGACACCAGCATCTCGCACGCGGCAAGTGCGTTCAACAAGCCAGCAGTTGTATTGCTGCGAGGCGACTGCTGGCAGTACGCGCCGTGGGACATTGCGGGCGAGGTGGTATTCTGGAGCGGAGAAACGATCTCCCGGCTGGATGTGGAAGATGTATTGCCCGCGGTTCTGCGCCTGAGCGAGCTGCCATCCGACCGTGACGCGATGCAGCGCTCCGATCTCGCGTCCCGGCAACGCACCGCTGGATGA
- a CDS encoding surface-adhesin E family protein, which produces MTAAQGTWTGVGAINGTVMYMDTTTIVRSGNLRKVWVRSIDSSPRSFVAGKDTLDFDTVVGLNVFDCSKHTRTVTTITYLLGNDIIFNVPETHDKPEQLKPRSFFDAVYNDLCGVRR; this is translated from the coding sequence ATGACCGCCGCTCAGGGCACGTGGACCGGCGTCGGCGCGATCAACGGAACTGTGATGTACATGGACACGACCACCATCGTGCGCTCGGGCAACCTGCGCAAGGTGTGGGTGAGATCCATCGATTCATCTCCCAGGTCCTTTGTCGCGGGCAAGGACACGCTCGACTTCGACACCGTGGTAGGACTCAACGTGTTCGATTGCTCGAAGCACACGCGGACCGTTACCACCATAACGTATTTGCTGGGTAACGACATCATCTTCAACGTCCCCGAGACGCACGACAAGCCGGAGCAGTTGAAACCGCGAAGTTTTTTCGACGCGGTTTACAACGATCTCTGCGGGGTACGTCGGTAG